The Bactrocera dorsalis isolate Fly_Bdor unplaced genomic scaffold, ASM2337382v1 BdCtg319, whole genome shotgun sequence genome has a segment encoding these proteins:
- the LOC105223988 gene encoding formin-like protein isoform X1 (The sequence of the model RefSeq protein was modified relative to this genomic sequence to represent the inferred CDS: added 142 bases not found in genome assembly), whose protein sequence is MVQAKDPPSHYLNKLRTYLDPKASRSHRLFFLYFLCQKRKMVGESTSTQVLRDLEISLRTNHIEWVKEFLDDTNQGLDALVDYLSFRLQMMRHEQRVEEALSDSDERLNMTSSQTVGGGGTGSGSADGLCSTSVGVSSPLSGSINMDGMRHHQHSHVGHSGGSLNGFLRPSLAEVLDSPSIRRRSRHIAKLNMGASTDDIHVCIMCLRAIMNNKYGFNMVIQHREAINCIALSLIHKSLRTKALVLELLAAICLVKGGHEIILSSFDNFKDVCQEKRRFQTLMEYFMNFEAFNIDFMVACMQFMNIVVHSVEDMNYRVHLQYEFTALGLDKYLEKLRMTESEELKVQISAYLDNVFDVAGLMEDSETKTAALERVQELEDQLEREVDRNSEFMYKLAELETEVAVLKAEREDLMTTKLKFDEEVTTLRRILKQNEQELKKRESLLQSKNLELQTLTRSLPRSGSNSETSLQNGGASPDKCMSPPLPPPPPPLPSAMSPASSAPPPPPPPAPPAPPPPPITHGGSMSNGGTLSPTMSTNGGSIGSRSPPYGSGPNGGPMICAFQPPPPPVAGFMPAPDGAMTIKRKVPTKYKLPTLNWIALKPNQVRGTIFNELDDEKIFKHIDFNEFEERFKIGIGGSLTNGSNTEVDGLHSYPSRRFKKPDNVSLLEHTRLRNIAISRRKLDMPIDEVIAAIHSLDLKKLSLENVELLQKMVPTDVEVKSYKEYIAERKDQNLLTEEDKFMLQLSRVERISSKLSIMNYMGNFFDCLHLISPQIQAITTASNSLKKSVKFKAVLEIVLAFGNYLNSSKRGPAYGFKLQSLDTLIDTKSTDKRSSLLHYIVATIRQKFPDLLNFDTELYCTDKASQVSLENIVTDVHDLEKGMELVKKEAEQRVKGTQTHILRDFLNNSEDKLKKIKMELKNAQDAFKECVEYFGESSRNADAAAFFALIVRFTRAFKIHDQENEQRRRLEQAAAQAANKKESDQVLMRNKMNQKKQQMSGCGYSLQDAVINELKSKANSVREKKLLQQDEVYNGALEDILLGLKSEPYRRADAVRRSQRRRIDNNRLSRTLEELDV, encoded by the exons CTATTTTTCCTCTACTTTCTTTGTCAGAAACGCAAAATGGTCGGTGAATCCACATCGACGCAGGTGCTGCGTGATCTTGAGATCTCGCTGCGCACCAACCACATTGAGTGGGTAAAGGAGTTTCTTGATGACACGAATCAGGGTCTCGACGCACTCGTTGATTACCTAAGTTTTCGACTGCAGATGATGCGACATGAACAGCGTGTCGAAGAAGCACTCTCCGATTCCGATGAGCGTCTAAACATGACAAGTAGTCAGACGGTGGGTGGTGGTGGCACCGGTTCAGGTTCAGCGGATGGTCTTTGCAGCACATCGGTGGGAGTTAGTTCACCACTGAGTGGTAGCATCAACATGGATGGCATGCGACATCACCAACATTCACACGTGGGTCACTCGGGCGGCAGTCTTAATGGTTTTTTGCGTCCCTCGCTGGCCGAGGTGCTTGACAGCCCCAGCATTAGAAGACGCTCCAGGCATATAGCGAAATTGAATATGGGCGCATCTACAGAtgatatacatgtgtgtataatGTGCTTGCGCGCCATAATGAACAACAAATACGGATTTAACATGGTAATACAACATCGTGAGGCCATTAATTGCATTGCCTTGAGTTTGATACACAAGTCTCTGCGTACCAAAGCGCTAGTGCTGGAGCTTTTAGCTGCCATTTGTCTGGTGAAGGGTGGCCACGAGATCATTTTGTCCTCGTTCGACAACTTTAAGGACGTGTGTCAGGAGAAGCGACGCTTTCAAACACTCATGGAATACTTCATGAATTTTGAAGCCTTCAACATTGACTTTATGGTTGCATGTATGCAGTTCATGAACATTGTGGTTCACTCTGTGGAAGATATGAATTATCGCGTCCATCTGCAATACGAATTCACAGCTCTGGGTCTTGACAAATATCTGGAAAAACTACGTATGACTGAATCAGAAGAGCTAAAGGTGCAAATTTCTGCATATTTGGATAACGTATTCGACGTGGCGGGACTAATGGAGGATTCTGAAACGAAGACTGCAGCGTTAGAACGTGTGCAGGAGCTTGAAGATCAGTTGGAACGAGAAGTGGATCGCAACTCAGAATTCATGTATAAATTGGCTGAGCTCGAGACAGAAGTTGCTGTATTGAAAGCAGAACGAGAGGATTTAATGACGACAAAACTGAAATTTGACGAAGAGGTCACAACGTTGCGTCGCATACTCAAACAAAATGAACAAGAGCTGAAGAAACGTGAATCTCTACTTCAAAGCAAAAACCTCGAATTACAAACGTTGACTCGTTCATTACCACGTTCTGGTTCAAATAGTGAAACATCCCTACAAAATGGTGGGGCGTCACCAGATAAATGCATGTCACCTCCACTGCCACCTCCGCCACCACCATTGCCGTCTGCCATGTCACCTGCCAGTTCGGCGCCTCCACCGCCACCTCCGCCCGCACCACCTGCTCCGCCACCACCGCCCATAACGCACGGCGGTTCCATGAGTAATGGCGGTACATTATCACCTACAATGTCGACAAACGGTGGCTCGATAGGATCACGTTCACCGCCATATGGCTCAGGTCCAAATGGTGGACCTATGATATGTGCGTTCCAACCGCCACCTCCACCTGTGGCCGGTTTCATGCCCGCTCCAGACGGTGCCATGACAATCAAACGAAAAGTGCCGACCAAATACAAACTGCCCACGCTTAACTGGATAGCTTTAAAGCCAAACCAG GTTCGAGGAACAATTTTCAACGAGTTGGATGACGAAAAGATCTTTAAACACATTGATTTCAACGAATTCGAGGAGCGCTTCAAAATTGGTATTGGCGGCTCATTGACAAATGGTAGTAACACTGAAGTGGATGGTCTGCACTCATATCCCAGTAGGCGCTTCAAGAAACCAGACAATGTGTCGTTATTAGAACACACGAGATTACGAAACATTG CAATATCTCGACGCAAACTGGATATGCCCATCGATGAGGTAATCGCCGCCATACATAGTTTAGATTTGAAGAAATTGTCTCTTGAAAATGTGGAACTGCTTCAAAAGATGGTGCCCACTGATGTTGAGGTCAAATCCTACAAAGAATATATAGCCGAACGTAAAGATCAAAACCTACTCACCGAAGAAGACAAATTCATGTTGCAGTTATCGCGTGTTGAACGCATATCATCAAAGCTTTCAATAATGAATTACATGGGGAACTTCTTTGATTGCCTTCATCTAATCAGTCCA CAAATACAAGCTATAACAACAGCTTCGAACTCGCTTAAGAAATCAGTGAAATTCAAAGCTGTACTGGAAATAGTCCTCGCATTTGGCAATTATCTCAACAGCAGTAAACGAGGTCCTGCGTATGGATTTAAATTGCAGTCGCTTGATACCCTAATCGATACAAAGTCAACCGACAAACGCTCATCGCTTTTGCACTATATTGTGGCTACCATCAGGCAAAAGTTTCCAGATCTGCTTAATTTCGACACAGAGTTGTATTGCACTGATAAAGCGTCACAAGTGTCGCTAGAAAATATAGTGACAGACGTGCATGACCTAGAAAAGGGCATGGAACTGGTAAAGAAAGAAGCAGAACAGCGTGTAAAAGGTACACAAACGCATATTTTACGCGATTTTCTCAATAATTCTGAGGATAAATTGAAGAAGATTAAAATGGAATTAAAGAATGCTCAAGATGCATTCAAAGAATGTGTTGAGTATTTCGGTGAATCGTCTCGTAACGCTGATGCAGCTGCTTTCTTTGCGCTAATTGTGCGTTTCACTCGAGCTTTCAAA ATTCACGATCAAGAAAACGAGCAACGTCGCCGCTTGGAACAAGCAGCAGCCCAGGCCGCCAACAAAAAGGAAAGCGACCAAGTGTTAATGCGCAACAAAATGAACCAGAAGAAACAACAG